The genomic DNA CGTTGTGCAGTATCCGCGGCTGAAGGCAGGTTCCCCATCACCTACTGCCCGGGTTTCCAGCCATGTGGGATGGCCGACTGAGCTGGCAAGCTAGCTCTGCGGAGCCTTCCTGCGCCCGTCAAGAACTAGTGGGGCAAACTCCTCCGGGACATCGGCCCCGGCCGCCAACTCGCAGAAGCGCGGCGTGCGCGGAGTAGCCTATGGGAGTTGCCCAAGCCCGTTAGACCACCCGGTGAGTTTTTAGCCAGGCTGCTTCTTTCGTTTCGAACCGGAGTTTCTCTTTGCTTTCTGTGAGTCTTTGGGCTGGGAGACCGGAATCCAAAAGACATTCGAAAGAGACTTCGTTTGATGAGGACCTGGTCCTAGATAGCGAGCGATTCTTTTGCGCCTCAAGGAACCGCTGGATGCCTTTGGGTTTGAAGATGCATCTAGAAAGTGGATGAAAGCGTACTTGGAACCCCCGTACACGGGCGATCCCCGGATCGCAAGCGCGCTCTCCAACTGGCCGCTCGAAAAGGTCGACAAACCTCCTGACAGTGGTATCGCGCGACCCAAGACCGGGATGCGTCCAGGGTTTTGCCGACACCAAGGTAGGCGCGGGGAAACGGTGCTGCCGGAAGCTTGTGCGAATGGTCCGCCCCAGCGTCGGACGAAAGTCGTGCTAGACGAACTAGGGCGTGTCCACCAAGAAGAAAGCGTGGTGCATCTGGGGAGGGCGGTGGTCGGCGGCCCACACTAGGAGTACGGCGTGCTATGGGTTGGGAAGCACATTTCATAGGAGAGCCAAATGAGGTACTGAGGCCGTTAGGGCCAGAAAGAACCCGCCCCAGATCGGGCGCTTCGAGGATCGCCTTTAGGTAGGTGGCACGACGGCGCGGGCAAGGTCTTGCGGAGATCCGGAGAAAATGCGGCACAACCTTCGACACACAGTGCCCAGGGGGATATCGACACACGGAATTTTTTTAAGGACTAGAAGCCATCGTTGCCCGGGCTCGCGAAGACGCCCGATTTAGGACAAAAAAAACGCCACCTAAAACGGTGGGACATGGCTCTGGAAAAAGATTAAGGTAGGTACCCGGCTCGGATCACCTAAGAGGCCATATCGCCGCCCGGACCCGGCGGGCTTGGTCGTTCAAAAGTCTAGGCATCCCAAGATGCCAGGCAGCGCCGGAAAGCGGGTAGACAATCGAGAAGCTAACCGGCAGGAAATCCAATGGGCAGTTTGAGAGCACCAGACGCACGCCGATGCATAGGGAAGTGTAAAGGTTCGGGAGAGGAGGAAAAAGGGAAGTTTACCCATGAAAAGCGCCGGGAGGGTTTTTTAGAAAAAAGCTTGGCCCCGGGCGGACGCATCTCGATGGGGGTAACCCCCCTCAAAGGCCACGGGAGGATTGACCGATCAACCTTTCAGGAAGAGGGAAAAACTGGGCAGGGAGAGCCCAAGAAAGGTCGCTCCCTTTTGGGTCGGCTTTTTGTGCCCGGGCGGCCGCCGGCTCTTCTATTGGGAGCCGCGTCAAAGCTGGCCTACTCCAGAAAAGTGCCTCGAGATCTATCGCAACCGACCAGTTGACTTCTCTCGAAGTCTGATCGAGTATGAGCCTGGGGAGCGATAGAGGGTGACACCAGAACCGCCAGCGATTGAGGTTAGCGGGCTTTCCTATCGTTACGGGGACCGGGTAGCGCTGCGAGAACTGGATTTTTCCATCCTTCCGGGTGAGATTGTGGGGATTCTTGGGCCCAATGGCAGCGGGAAAACGACCCTTTTTCGGATTCTAGCAACCCTTTACCCACCCCAAGAAGGGAGGGTGTGCGTGTGTGGCCACCCGTATCCGGAAAGGGTTGCGGTGGTGCGAGAAAAACTAGGGGTTGTCTTCCAGGCCCCCAGCCTCGACAAGAAACTGACCGTTTATGAAAACCTTCTCCACCAGGGTCACTTGTATGGCTTGTGCGGCAAGGAGCTAGCCTTGCGCATCGGGTACCTCTTGGAAGTGTTTCGGATCCACGATCGGGCCCGGGATTTAGTAGAAAACCTCTCCGGGGGACTCCAGCGTCGAGTGGAACTGGCCAAAGGAATCCTTCACGCACCTGAGCTTCTTCTCATGGACGAGCCAACAACGGGCCTTGATCCACTGGCCCGGCGAGAGTTCTGGAGCTTTCTTCAAGAGCTCCAGGCCGAAGAAGATCTTACCATTATCGTGACTACCCACCTTATGGATGAAGCCGACCGGTGTGATCGCCTCCTTGTCCTAGACCAAGGACAACTCGTTGCCATGGACACCCCGGCACACCTGCGAAGTTTGGTTTCCGGAACGATTCTTCTTATCCGTAGCCCGGCTCCCAACGAACTTGCTTCTCGTTTGAAGGAGACACTTGGCCGAGAGGTTTTGTGTGAAGATGGGACGCTTCGCTTGGAAACCGAGGCAGAAAGCTCCCAAGAGGAAGTGACCCAGCTCGTGGGGGAGCTTCTTTCCCGCTTCCGGGATAAGATCGAGTCGTTAACCGTGGCCCAACCCACCCTGGAAGATGCCTTCATCCGGTTGACAGGACATCGTTTTGAGCGCAATGAGCAAAGGGAAAACCATGGCTAGAACGGTAGAATCCAAACAGGCAGAATGGGTTCCTCCTGTCACCACCCGGCCGGGGGGATCGAAGGTTGCAAAGAGAGAAGCGCAGGTTTCTGTAAAGAATCTTCGCTTCCGTTGGTCGAGATGGGTCCTAGCCGTTTGGACTCTGTGGCGAAGGGAAGTCGTCCGGTTCTTGCGCCAAAAGAATCGGATTGTGGGAGCTCTCGGCACCCCTGTGGTTTTCTGGCTTTTGATTGGGTCCGGTGTCGGGCGGTCCTTTCAAGCTCCGGTCCCAGGGGGCCGGTCCGATTATCTCTGGTACTTTTTTCCGGGTATCCTTCTTCTGATCATTCTTTTCACGGCCATTTTTTCAACTATTTCCGTCATTGAAGACCGAAAGGAAGGATTTTTGCAGGGAGTTCTTGTTTCCCCAACTCCCCGCAGCGCAGTGGTCACATCTAAGCTTTTAGGAGGTAGTAGCTTGGGCCTTCTCCAGTGCTGGGTGGTTTACGCGCTAGCTCTGGTCGCGGGGTTACCCTTTTCCTTTTACGCCTTTTTCGGTCTTAGCGCCGCGCTATGGATCCTGGGGCTTGGACTTACTGCTCTTGGTTTTCTTATGGCCTGGCCGCTCGATTCCGTTCAAGGGTATCACGCGCTCATGAACCTTTTTCTTATGCCTCTTTGGCTTCTTTCCGGTGCTCTCTTTCCACCACAAGGTTCTGCTCGTTGGATCGGATGGATCATTGAAGCGAATCCCTTGTACTATGGACTTGAACTGGTTCGATCCTTCCTTTGGAACGCTCCTCTTGATCCGCTCCGGGGGAGTCTCTTTTGGGCTGTGCTCCTTGGTTTTACTGCCGTCCTCTCAATGGGTTGTACCATCATGATGGACAAGATTTGCGTTCGGCATCCTTAGTCACCCTTTATGAAAGTCGCTTCCAAAACGGACACGAAATTCCTCATCCGGTTGGTCCTGGTGCTTTTTTTTGCTCTCGTGCTCATCGGGATGGGGATTAATTCCCTGTACTTTTACTTCGCCATGCGGGTCAAGCGGCAGTTTGAGACGGAACCCCTGCCGCGATACCGAGAGGTTCCGGCCTTTAGCTTGGTGGATCTCTCCCACCAACCGGTCACACGGGACAGTTTGCGAGGGAAAATTTGGGTTGCGGAATTTTTTTACGCCACTTGCCCCGGCCCGTGTGGAATTCAAAGCCAACGGATGCAGGAGCTCCAAACGATCCTGCAGCAAGCTAAGATTCATGATGTCCGTCTGGTCTCATTCTCCCTAGATCCCCAGCATGACACACCCGAAGTGCTGGCCGAATACGCAAGGCGCTATAAAGCCGATCCTAGCCTGTGGTTTTTTCTCACAGGGGATCCCGAACAGATCCGCACCCTACTTCTTGGAGGTTTCCGGCT from Candidatus Methylacidithermus pantelleriae includes the following:
- a CDS encoding ABC transporter ATP-binding protein, whose amino-acid sequence is MTPEPPAIEVSGLSYRYGDRVALRELDFSILPGEIVGILGPNGSGKTTLFRILATLYPPQEGRVCVCGHPYPERVAVVREKLGVVFQAPSLDKKLTVYENLLHQGHLYGLCGKELALRIGYLLEVFRIHDRARDLVENLSGGLQRRVELAKGILHAPELLLMDEPTTGLDPLARREFWSFLQELQAEEDLTIIVTTHLMDEADRCDRLLVLDQGQLVAMDTPAHLRSLVSGTILLIRSPAPNELASRLKETLGREVLCEDGTLRLETEAESSQEEVTQLVGELLSRFRDKIESLTVAQPTLEDAFIRLTGHRFERNEQRENHG
- a CDS encoding ABC transporter permease, whose protein sequence is MARTVESKQAEWVPPVTTRPGGSKVAKREAQVSVKNLRFRWSRWVLAVWTLWRREVVRFLRQKNRIVGALGTPVVFWLLIGSGVGRSFQAPVPGGRSDYLWYFFPGILLLIILFTAIFSTISVIEDRKEGFLQGVLVSPTPRSAVVTSKLLGGSSLGLLQCWVVYALALVAGLPFSFYAFFGLSAALWILGLGLTALGFLMAWPLDSVQGYHALMNLFLMPLWLLSGALFPPQGSARWIGWIIEANPLYYGLELVRSFLWNAPLDPLRGSLFWAVLLGFTAVLSMGCTIMMDKICVRHP
- a CDS encoding SCO family protein, whose product is MKVASKTDTKFLIRLVLVLFFALVLIGMGINSLYFYFAMRVKRQFETEPLPRYREVPAFSLVDLSHQPVTRDSLRGKIWVAEFFYATCPGPCGIQSQRMQELQTILQQAKIHDVRLVSFSLDPQHDTPEVLAEYARRYKADPSLWFFLTGDPEQIRTLLLGGFRLAYAENPPEARPLRGKYTHATQLVLVDGQGVIRGYYDGLKPDTPTRVIQDIFTLLNAEILATEKGGRS